Proteins from one Agelaius phoeniceus isolate bAgePho1 chromosome 10, bAgePho1.hap1, whole genome shotgun sequence genomic window:
- the ZMAT3 gene encoding zinc finger matrin-type protein 3, with translation MILLQQAGLPPHPEKPSSLPMSVATRPRASSPLSPPKSLGLGPSFHHTQEEELAKVVEQDPMLEELCKPLCCKLCNVTLNSAQQAQAHYQGKNHSKKLRNYYAANSCPAPARMSNSVEPAPPQVVSLPTQMGSSKPGGRVILATENDYCKLCDASFSSPAVAQAHYQGKNHAKRLRLAEAQNNSFSDASELGKRRARKEGNEYKMMQNRRNTYAVQNNTGPYFNPRSRQRIPRDLAMCVTPSGQFYCSMCNAGASEELEFRQHLESKQHKSKVSEQRYRNEMENLGYVQ, from the exons ATGATTCTTCTACAGCAAGCAGGACTTCCTCCTCATCCTGAGAAGCCTTCATCCCTTCCTATGTCAGTGGCTACAAGGCCAAGAGCCAGCTCACCACTGTCCCCACCAAAGTCTCTCGGACTGGGGCCTTCCTTTCATCACACACAAGAAGAGGAACTTGCCAAGGTGGTGGAGCAGGACCCTATGCTGGAGGAGCTATGTAAGCCCCTGTGCTGTAAGCTTTGCAATGTCACTCTGAACTCGGCCCAGCAAGCCCAGGCTCATTACCAG GGTAAAAACCACAGTAAGAAGCTCCGGAATTACTATGCTGCCAACAGCTGTCCGGCACCTGCCAGGATGAGTAATTCTGTTGAGCCTGCCCCACCTCAGGTTGtctcccttccaactcag ATGGGATCCAGCAAACCAGGTGGCCGAGTGATCTTGGCTACAGAGAATGATTACTGCAAGCTTTGTGATGCCTCATTTAGCTCTCCGGCTGTGGCACAGGCTCACTACCAAGGGAAAAATCACGCCAAGCGGCTGCGGCTTGCGGAGGCACAGAATAACTCGTTCTC GGATGCCTCAGAACTAGGCAAACGAAGGGCAAGGAAAGAAGGGAATGAATACAAGATGATGCAGAACAGAAGAAACACGTATGCGGTTCAGAACAACACAG GTCCCTACTTCAACCCGCGCTCGCGGCAGAGGATCCCCCGTGACCTGGCCATGTGCGTGACGCCCAGCGGGCAGTTCTACTGCTCCATGTGCAACGCTGGGGCCAGCGAGGAGCTGGAGTTCAGGCAGCACCTGGAGAGCAAGCAGCACAAGAGCAAAGTGTCCGAGCAGCGCTACAGGAACGAGATGGAGAACCTGGGCTATGTCCAGTGA